Proteins co-encoded in one Cucurbita pepo subsp. pepo cultivar mu-cu-16 chromosome LG15, ASM280686v2, whole genome shotgun sequence genomic window:
- the LOC111811478 gene encoding uncharacterized protein LOC111811478 isoform X2, translating to MTLRILVAKVGTADALAFFLPGVVSQFSKVLRASKTSLSGAAGNTEATNQAIRGLAEYLMIVLEDDANKSSLDMFMDFQSEIIMEKGKKAQYVLEELRQLPNKVQGGSIKVEESTSADVAKKTTNKSGSKEKMSADYLKGNKSFHVDRTKEWVAETSAHVDKLLSATFPSICVHLVKKVRLGILAAINGLLSRCSYTLKESRLMLLECLCALAIDDSEDVSFTAQGFLEYLFWITQNHQLQLDIAKIFVRLVEKLPNVVLGSDEKFALSHARQLLVVAYYSGPQLIIDHLIHSPVTAARFLDVFAVCLNQNSVYARSLGKFLSARPSSLGYLNSLTELKVGTSFISDCLSIMNTASPAVPELTMVQEKDIQQSDHVLPRMPPWFNGIGSQKLYEALGGVLRLVGLSLADSKGEGSLSVAIDIPLGSLQKLVSEIRKKEYSEESWEYWYRRNGSGLLVRQASTDICILNEMIFGVSEYSVDYFSSTFQRARMHRKVTNNYECATSNEASWKISPEKVRTQLIDCIGRILHEYLSPEIWDLPVQHKSSPIHPVGEEDISLHFFRDTAMLHQVIIEGIGIFSMCLGKDFSSCGFLHSSLYLLLENLISSNVEVRSTSDAVLHVLSSSSGYPTVRNLVLENADYVIDSICRQLRHLDLNPHVPNVLAAILSYIGIAHEILPLLEEPMHTVSLELEILGRHQHPNLTGPFLKAVAEIARVSKHESNSLPSKAASFLAHVMGKQAEFESVGVSRSCYDDNKNISSMESEWENILFKFNDSRRYRRTVGSIAGSCIVTATPLLASQNQATCLVALDIVEYGVVALAKVEEAYKHEKDTKEAIEETLRSKSFYRLLDTLDVSDEGSDENRLLPAMNKIWPFLVACIQNKNPVAARRCLNVISSSVQICGGDFFTRRFHTDGFHFWKLLTTSPFLRKQSVREEKAVLQLPYRNSASISSEDSVAEGSNLKVQVALLNMIADLSRNRRSASALEVVLKKVSGLVTGVAFSGVMGLREASLNALGGLASIDPDLIWLLVADVYYSVKKKDVPSPPTSDFPEVSRLLPPPLSPKGYLYVLYGGQSYGFDIEVSSVEIVFKKLQSNIFTC from the exons ATGACCCTTCGCATACTTGTTGCAAAG GTTGGAACAGCTGATGCATTGGCCTTCTTCTTGCCTGGTGTTGTTAGTCAATTTTCTAAAGTTTTGCGGGCCTCTAAAACATCATTAAGTGGGGCTGCTGGGAATACGGAAGCCACAAACCAAGCAATTAGAGGCTTGGCTGAATATTTAATGATAGTCCTCGAGGATGATGCTAATAAGTCTAGCCTTGACATGTTTATGGATTTTCAATCTGAAATTATTATGGAGAAGGGTAAAAAGGCACAATATGTTCTAGAGGAACTCCGTCAATTACCCAATAAAGTCCAAGGTGGGAGTATAAAGGTAGAAGAGTCTACATCTGCTGATGTGGCAAAGAAAACTACTAACAAATCTGGATCTAAGGAGAAGATGAGTGCTGACTATCTTAAGGGGAACAAATCTTTTCATGTGGATCGTACAAAGGAATGGGTTGCAGAAACTTCAGCACATGTGGATAAACTATTAAGTGCAACTTTTCCATCT ATTTGTGTACATCTGGTAAAAAAGGTTAGACTGGGCATCCTGGCTGCCATTAATGGACTACTATCTAGGTGCAGTTATACGCTGAAGGAGAGTAGATTGATGCTTTTG GAGTGCTTGTGTGCTTTGGCTATTGATGACTCTGAGGATGTTTCATTCACTGCACAAGGGTTccttgaatatttattttggataacTCAGAACCATCAATTGCAGCTTGATATTGCCAAAATTTTTGTTAG GCTGGTTGAAAAGCTTCCGAATGTGGTTCTTGGCAGTGATGAGAAGTTTGCCCTATCACATGCTCGACAGTTACTTGTAGTGGCGTATTACTCTGGGCCTCAGCTCATTATAGATCATCTAATCCACTCTCCA GTAACTGCTGCTCGCTTTCTAGATGTATTTGCTGTTTGTCTAAATCAGAATTCAGTTTACGCCCGTTCTCTTGGAAAATTTCTTTCAGCAAGGCCATCTTCTCTAGGATATCTGAACTCTCTTACTGAGTTAAAAGTTGGAACTAGTTTCATCAGTGATTGCCTTTCCATCATGAATACTGCCTCACCTGCAGTTCCAGAGCTCACAATGGTTCAGGAGAAAGATATACAGCAAAGTGATCACGTACTTCCTCGCATGCCTCCATGGTTTAATGGCATTGGCAGTCAGAAACTTTATGAAGCTCTTGGAGGAGTTCTCCGACTTGTTGGTTTGTCTTTGGCAG ATAGCAAAGGTGAAGGTAGTTTATCGGTTGCCATTGATATCCCATTGGGAAGCTTACAAAAATTGGTTTCTGAGATTCGGAAGAAAGAATACAGTGAAGAAAGCTGGGAATATTGGTACAGGAGAAATGGTTCAGGACTGTTAGTGCGCCAGGCAAGCACTGATATATGTATTCTgaatgagatgatatttgGTGTTTCAGAATATTCAGTAGATTACTTCTCAAGTACGTTTCAGAGGGCAAGAATGCACAGGAAGGTTACCAATAACTATGAATGTGCCACAAGTAATGAAGCTAGTTGGAAGATTTCCCCGGAAAAAGTTAGaactcaattaattgattgtaTTGGTAGAATCTTGCACGAGTACCTATCTCCTGAGATATGGGACCTTCCTGTACAACATAAATCTTCCCCGATTCATCCTGTTGGTGAAGAAGACATTAGTTTACACTTCTTCAGGGACACTGCCATGCTGCATCAG GTTATAATTGAAGGAATAGGTATTTTTAGCATGTGCCTTGGAAaagatttttcttcttgtgGATTTCTTCATTCATCTCTTTATTTGTTGCTCGAGAATCTTATTTCCTCAAATGTGGAAGTTCGAAGCACCTCTGATGCTGTCTTAcatgttctttcttcttcatctggTTACCCAACG GTTCGAAACTTGGTTTTGGAAAATGCAGATTATGTGATTGATTCAATATGCCGACAGTTGCGTCATTTGGATCTCAACCCGCACGTGCCAAATGTTCTTGCTGCTATCCTTTCCTATATTGGAATAGCTCATGAGATTTTGCCTCTGTTGGAGGAGCCT ATGCATACAGTATCGTTGGAACTTGAGATTCTTGGAAGACATCAGCACCCCAATCTAACCGGTCCCTTCTTAAAG GCAGTAGCAGAGATTGCCAGGGTATCAAAGCACGAATCTAATTCGCTGCCTAGTAAAGCAGCATCATTTCTTGCTCATGTCATGGGAAAGCAGGCAGAATTTGAGTCTGTAGGAGTATCAAGATCATGTTATGAcgataacaaaaatatatcttctATGGAATCAG AGTgggaaaatattttgttcaagtTCAATGATTCCAGAAGATATAGAAGAACAGTTGGATCCATTGCTGGTTCGTGCATTGTGACTGCTACACCTCTCCTAGCTTCACAGAATCAAGCAACATGCTTGGTGGCCTTAGATATTGTTGAG TATGGCGTCGTGGCATTGGCAAAAGTGGAAGAAGCCTATAAGCATGAGAAGGATACCAAGGAAGCAATTGAGGAAACTTTGCGCTCAAAGTCCTTTTATCGACTTCTGGACACTTTGGATGTTTCTGATGAGGGGTCTGATGAGAATAGGTTGCTTCCGGcaatgaataaaatatggCCCTTTTTGGTTGCTTGCATTCAGAACAAAAATCCAGTG GCTGCTCGAAGATGTTTAAATGTGATAAGCAGTTCTGTACAAATTTGTGGTGGAGATTTCTTCACACGACGTTTCCATACAGATGGGTTTCATTTTTGGAAGCTTCTGACGACGTCTCCATTTCTAAGGAAACAAAGCGTGAGAGAAGAGAAGGCAGTGCTTCAACTTCCCTACAGAAACAGCGCATCTATATCATCAGAAGATTCGGTTGCTGAAGGTTCCAATTTGAAAGTTCAGGTCGCACTGCTCAATATGATTGCTGATCTATCTAGAAACAGAAGAAGTGCATCGGCATTGGAAGTAGTTCTCAAGAAGGTTAGTGGCTTAGTGACAGGTGTAGCCTTTAGTGGTGTTATGGGGCTTAGGGAAGCATCATTGAATGCGCTTGGAGGCCTTGCATCTATTGATCCCGATCTTATTTGGCTTCTGGTCGCTGATGTATACTACTctgtgaagaagaaggatgtgCCTTCACCACCCACATCAGATTTTCCCGAGGTATCTCGACTTCTTCCACCGCCTTTATCTCCAAAAGGGTATCTTTATGTGCTTTATGGGGGTCAAAGCTATGGATTTGACATTGAAGTTTCGTCTGTGGAAATTGTATTTAAGAAATTGCAATCCAACATTTTTACGTGTTAA
- the LOC111811151 gene encoding luc7-like protein 3, with translation MGGSERKSKEKRKNRRAASSSEDEKRSKRPRAAEDEERESRRRDKREKRKEKKSHKHSKRDSEKKSKDILKGKHHRDDHPLRAKIEELSEEDYFLKNNEFATWLKDEKNVYFSDLSSESARKLFSDFVELWNDQRLESRYYEGISSGPRTSHNWKIKG, from the exons ATGGGCGGAAGCGAAAGAAAATCCaaggagaagaggaagaacagaagaGCGGCTTCGTCTTCTGAAG ACGAGAAGAGGAGCAAGAGACCAAGAGCTGCAGAAGATGAGGAAAGGGAAAGCAGAAGGAGAGATAAGAGAGAGAAGcggaaggagaagaaatctcacaagcactctaaGCGCGATTCAG aGAAGAAGTCGAAGGATATTCTCAAAGGCAAGCATCACAGGGACGATCACCCTTTA AGAGCCAAAATTGAAGAACTGTCCGAGGAAGACTATTTCTTAAAGAACAATGAGTTTGCTACTTGGTTGAAAGATGAGAAAAATGTGTATTTCTCTGATCTGTCATCCGAGTCTGCTCGCAAGCTTTTCTCAGATTTTGTTGAACTGTGGAATGATCAGAGGCTTGAATCTCGATATTATGAGGGTATTTCAAGCGGGCCTCGAACATCCCATAACTGGAAAATCAAGGGGTGA
- the LOC111811363 gene encoding putative Peroxidase 48, translating into MLNGWVLAVVFITVLVSLCNPRGVSDIAFSSSNPPSFSSPFDFSETQHLFSLLSTLQYDFYRQSCPHAEKIVSSSMALIHSRRQDVSASLLRLFFHDCFIQGCDASILLDPTTGDDTYSSEKQAIPNLTLKGFVEIDQIKEELERLCPRVVSCADILSLATRDAVVLAGGPFYPVFTGRRDSTRAYFEEAMAELPRPDDNINRTLYLFAARGLDERDMVSLLGAHNIGKIGCQFILNRLYNFSGTSLPDPSIDPEFLNLMRFKCQEKEHNNTHVSHDQVSPASSPTPEASVETLRRSTLGMSYFQELSPSLSLEGGFDTHYYKSLLSGRGLLYADQQLMADENTGRLVKGYASDDGSTFRMDFARAMVKLSVLDVLTGSQGQIRERCGF; encoded by the exons ATGTTGAATGGTTGGGTCCTTGCAGTCGTCTTCATCACTGTCCTCGTTTCTCTCTGCAATCCAAGAGGCGTCTCCGACATCGCTTTCTCTTCCTCCAACCCTCCTTCCTTCTCCTCTCCTTTCGATTTCTCTGAAACTCAGCacctcttctctctcctttcgACTCTCCAATACGACTTCTACCGACAATCTTGCCCCCACGCCGAGAAGATTGTAAGCTCTTCCATGGCTTTGATTCACTCACGCCGCCAAGATGTCTCCGCTTCTCTCCTCAGACTCTTCTTTCACGACTGCTTCATTCAG GGCTGCGATGCTTCCATCCTATTGGATCCCACCACAGGTGACGATACCTATTCGAGTGAGAAGCAGGCTATTCCGAATTTGACCTTGAAGGGTTTCGTTGAGATAGATCAAATAAAGGAGGAGCTTGAAAGGCTTTGTCCACGCGTGGTTTCTTGTGCTGATATCCTCTCCCTTGCTACTAGAGATGCCGTCGTTCTG GCTGGTGGCCCCTTCTATCCAGTTTTCACTGGCAGACGAGACAGCACAAGGGCATACTTTGAAGAAGCAATGGCGGAATTGCCACGACCAGACGACAACATCAATCGCACTCTTTATCTATTTGCAGCAAGAGGACTTGACGAAAGAGATATGGTCAGTCTTTTAG GAGCGCACAACATTGGGAAGATTGGGTGTCAGTTCATTCTGAATCGTCTTTATAACTTCTCCGGAACCAGCCTACCAGATCCATCAATTGACCCCGAGTTCCTGAACCTGATGAGATTCAAATGCCAAGAGAAGGAGCACAACAACACCCATGTCAGTCATGATCAAGTGTCTCCAGCATCATCCCCAACCCCAGAGGCATCAGTAGAGACGTTGAGGAGGTCTACCTTGGGCATGTCCTACTTTCAAGAACTGTCGCCTTCGCTGTCGCTGGAGGGAGGCTTCGACACTCATTACTACAAGAGCTTGTTGAGTGGAAGAGGACTGTTGTATGCTGATCAGCAACTAATGGCCGATGAGAACACTGGAAGACTGGTAAAGGGGTATGCTTCTGATGACGGCTCCACCTTTCGCATGGACTTTGCAAGGGCTATGGTGAAGCTATCGGTTCTTGATGTTCTAACTGGTTCTCAAGGTCAAATCCGTGAAAGGTGCGGGTTCTAA
- the LOC111811478 gene encoding uncharacterized protein LOC111811478 isoform X1, producing MEIVDINSLNEEQNTEESNEGVQRNGVFAKLKPCCVELLELLQKPKKHSSSIHSMLELLRKTSSTSLQPCFDYALFPLLLLLDAAVEDRSQQKVNSEENIMKSVTHDLPHRVSDSVAEGVLQCLEELLKKCHLGSVAQMVVVLKKLTCAALLSPLEASEEFREGVIKCYKAIFVNLYPCSDDACSCKQISDSPALAENREFQGHLELSEESKPNECLLEFLRSETASAAVGHWLSLLLKAADIEAIRGHHGSSKLRIEAFMTLRILVAKVGTADALAFFLPGVVSQFSKVLRASKTSLSGAAGNTEATNQAIRGLAEYLMIVLEDDANKSSLDMFMDFQSEIIMEKGKKAQYVLEELRQLPNKVQGGSIKVEESTSADVAKKTTNKSGSKEKMSADYLKGNKSFHVDRTKEWVAETSAHVDKLLSATFPSICVHLVKKVRLGILAAINGLLSRCSYTLKESRLMLLECLCALAIDDSEDVSFTAQGFLEYLFWITQNHQLQLDIAKIFVRLVEKLPNVVLGSDEKFALSHARQLLVVAYYSGPQLIIDHLIHSPVTAARFLDVFAVCLNQNSVYARSLGKFLSARPSSLGYLNSLTELKVGTSFISDCLSIMNTASPAVPELTMVQEKDIQQSDHVLPRMPPWFNGIGSQKLYEALGGVLRLVGLSLADSKGEGSLSVAIDIPLGSLQKLVSEIRKKEYSEESWEYWYRRNGSGLLVRQASTDICILNEMIFGVSEYSVDYFSSTFQRARMHRKVTNNYECATSNEASWKISPEKVRTQLIDCIGRILHEYLSPEIWDLPVQHKSSPIHPVGEEDISLHFFRDTAMLHQVIIEGIGIFSMCLGKDFSSCGFLHSSLYLLLENLISSNVEVRSTSDAVLHVLSSSSGYPTVRNLVLENADYVIDSICRQLRHLDLNPHVPNVLAAILSYIGIAHEILPLLEEPMHTVSLELEILGRHQHPNLTGPFLKAVAEIARVSKHESNSLPSKAASFLAHVMGKQAEFESVGVSRSCYDDNKNISSMESEWENILFKFNDSRRYRRTVGSIAGSCIVTATPLLASQNQATCLVALDIVEYGVVALAKVEEAYKHEKDTKEAIEETLRSKSFYRLLDTLDVSDEGSDENRLLPAMNKIWPFLVACIQNKNPVAARRCLNVISSSVQICGGDFFTRRFHTDGFHFWKLLTTSPFLRKQSVREEKAVLQLPYRNSASISSEDSVAEGSNLKVQVALLNMIADLSRNRRSASALEVVLKKVSGLVTGVAFSGVMGLREASLNALGGLASIDPDLIWLLVADVYYSVKKKDVPSPPTSDFPEVSRLLPPPLSPKGYLYVLYGGQSYGFDIEVSSVEIVFKKLQSNIFTC from the exons ATGGAGATAGTTGATATTAATTCCTTAAACGAGGAACAAAATACGGAAGAATCAAATGAAGGAGTTCAGAGAAATGGAGTGTTCGCAAAGCTGAAACCATGTTGCGTGGAGTTGCTTGAGCTTCTCCAAAAGCCCAAGAAACACTCCTCCTCGATTCATTCAATGCTTGAGCTGCTTCGAAAAACATCCTCAACTTCTCTGCAACCTTGTTTTGA TTATGCGCTGTTCCCGCTATTGCTGCTATTGGATGCTGCGGTTGAGGACAGATCTCAGCAGAAGGTTAATTCTGAAGAAAACATTATGAAGTCTGTCACTCACGATCTGCCTCATAGAGTGAGTGACAGTGTAGCAGAAGGTGTGCTTCAGTGTCTTGAAGAACTCCTGAAGAAGTGTCATTTAGGATCTGTGGCGCAG ATGGTTGTAGTGCTGAAAAAGTTAACATGTGCAGCTTTATTGTCTCCCTTGGAGGCATCAGAAGAATTCCGCGAAGGAGTTATCAAGTGTTATAAGGCGATCTTTGTGAATTTATATCCCTGCTCAGATGATGCATGCTCATGCAAACAAATATCTGATTCTCCAGCACTTGCAGAAAACAGAGAGTTTCAAGGCCATCTTGAACTTTCAGAAGAGTCAAAGCCAAATGAATGCTTACTTGAATTTCTCCGGAGTGAAACTGCTTCAGCTGCTGTTGGACACTGGCTATCACTTCTTCTCAAA GCTGCAGATATTGAGGCTATACGAGGACATCATGGAAGTTCTAAACTTCGCATTGAAGCCTTTATGACCCTTCGCATACTTGTTGCAAAG GTTGGAACAGCTGATGCATTGGCCTTCTTCTTGCCTGGTGTTGTTAGTCAATTTTCTAAAGTTTTGCGGGCCTCTAAAACATCATTAAGTGGGGCTGCTGGGAATACGGAAGCCACAAACCAAGCAATTAGAGGCTTGGCTGAATATTTAATGATAGTCCTCGAGGATGATGCTAATAAGTCTAGCCTTGACATGTTTATGGATTTTCAATCTGAAATTATTATGGAGAAGGGTAAAAAGGCACAATATGTTCTAGAGGAACTCCGTCAATTACCCAATAAAGTCCAAGGTGGGAGTATAAAGGTAGAAGAGTCTACATCTGCTGATGTGGCAAAGAAAACTACTAACAAATCTGGATCTAAGGAGAAGATGAGTGCTGACTATCTTAAGGGGAACAAATCTTTTCATGTGGATCGTACAAAGGAATGGGTTGCAGAAACTTCAGCACATGTGGATAAACTATTAAGTGCAACTTTTCCATCT ATTTGTGTACATCTGGTAAAAAAGGTTAGACTGGGCATCCTGGCTGCCATTAATGGACTACTATCTAGGTGCAGTTATACGCTGAAGGAGAGTAGATTGATGCTTTTG GAGTGCTTGTGTGCTTTGGCTATTGATGACTCTGAGGATGTTTCATTCACTGCACAAGGGTTccttgaatatttattttggataacTCAGAACCATCAATTGCAGCTTGATATTGCCAAAATTTTTGTTAG GCTGGTTGAAAAGCTTCCGAATGTGGTTCTTGGCAGTGATGAGAAGTTTGCCCTATCACATGCTCGACAGTTACTTGTAGTGGCGTATTACTCTGGGCCTCAGCTCATTATAGATCATCTAATCCACTCTCCA GTAACTGCTGCTCGCTTTCTAGATGTATTTGCTGTTTGTCTAAATCAGAATTCAGTTTACGCCCGTTCTCTTGGAAAATTTCTTTCAGCAAGGCCATCTTCTCTAGGATATCTGAACTCTCTTACTGAGTTAAAAGTTGGAACTAGTTTCATCAGTGATTGCCTTTCCATCATGAATACTGCCTCACCTGCAGTTCCAGAGCTCACAATGGTTCAGGAGAAAGATATACAGCAAAGTGATCACGTACTTCCTCGCATGCCTCCATGGTTTAATGGCATTGGCAGTCAGAAACTTTATGAAGCTCTTGGAGGAGTTCTCCGACTTGTTGGTTTGTCTTTGGCAG ATAGCAAAGGTGAAGGTAGTTTATCGGTTGCCATTGATATCCCATTGGGAAGCTTACAAAAATTGGTTTCTGAGATTCGGAAGAAAGAATACAGTGAAGAAAGCTGGGAATATTGGTACAGGAGAAATGGTTCAGGACTGTTAGTGCGCCAGGCAAGCACTGATATATGTATTCTgaatgagatgatatttgGTGTTTCAGAATATTCAGTAGATTACTTCTCAAGTACGTTTCAGAGGGCAAGAATGCACAGGAAGGTTACCAATAACTATGAATGTGCCACAAGTAATGAAGCTAGTTGGAAGATTTCCCCGGAAAAAGTTAGaactcaattaattgattgtaTTGGTAGAATCTTGCACGAGTACCTATCTCCTGAGATATGGGACCTTCCTGTACAACATAAATCTTCCCCGATTCATCCTGTTGGTGAAGAAGACATTAGTTTACACTTCTTCAGGGACACTGCCATGCTGCATCAG GTTATAATTGAAGGAATAGGTATTTTTAGCATGTGCCTTGGAAaagatttttcttcttgtgGATTTCTTCATTCATCTCTTTATTTGTTGCTCGAGAATCTTATTTCCTCAAATGTGGAAGTTCGAAGCACCTCTGATGCTGTCTTAcatgttctttcttcttcatctggTTACCCAACG GTTCGAAACTTGGTTTTGGAAAATGCAGATTATGTGATTGATTCAATATGCCGACAGTTGCGTCATTTGGATCTCAACCCGCACGTGCCAAATGTTCTTGCTGCTATCCTTTCCTATATTGGAATAGCTCATGAGATTTTGCCTCTGTTGGAGGAGCCT ATGCATACAGTATCGTTGGAACTTGAGATTCTTGGAAGACATCAGCACCCCAATCTAACCGGTCCCTTCTTAAAG GCAGTAGCAGAGATTGCCAGGGTATCAAAGCACGAATCTAATTCGCTGCCTAGTAAAGCAGCATCATTTCTTGCTCATGTCATGGGAAAGCAGGCAGAATTTGAGTCTGTAGGAGTATCAAGATCATGTTATGAcgataacaaaaatatatcttctATGGAATCAG AGTgggaaaatattttgttcaagtTCAATGATTCCAGAAGATATAGAAGAACAGTTGGATCCATTGCTGGTTCGTGCATTGTGACTGCTACACCTCTCCTAGCTTCACAGAATCAAGCAACATGCTTGGTGGCCTTAGATATTGTTGAG TATGGCGTCGTGGCATTGGCAAAAGTGGAAGAAGCCTATAAGCATGAGAAGGATACCAAGGAAGCAATTGAGGAAACTTTGCGCTCAAAGTCCTTTTATCGACTTCTGGACACTTTGGATGTTTCTGATGAGGGGTCTGATGAGAATAGGTTGCTTCCGGcaatgaataaaatatggCCCTTTTTGGTTGCTTGCATTCAGAACAAAAATCCAGTG GCTGCTCGAAGATGTTTAAATGTGATAAGCAGTTCTGTACAAATTTGTGGTGGAGATTTCTTCACACGACGTTTCCATACAGATGGGTTTCATTTTTGGAAGCTTCTGACGACGTCTCCATTTCTAAGGAAACAAAGCGTGAGAGAAGAGAAGGCAGTGCTTCAACTTCCCTACAGAAACAGCGCATCTATATCATCAGAAGATTCGGTTGCTGAAGGTTCCAATTTGAAAGTTCAGGTCGCACTGCTCAATATGATTGCTGATCTATCTAGAAACAGAAGAAGTGCATCGGCATTGGAAGTAGTTCTCAAGAAGGTTAGTGGCTTAGTGACAGGTGTAGCCTTTAGTGGTGTTATGGGGCTTAGGGAAGCATCATTGAATGCGCTTGGAGGCCTTGCATCTATTGATCCCGATCTTATTTGGCTTCTGGTCGCTGATGTATACTACTctgtgaagaagaaggatgtgCCTTCACCACCCACATCAGATTTTCCCGAGGTATCTCGACTTCTTCCACCGCCTTTATCTCCAAAAGGGTATCTTTATGTGCTTTATGGGGGTCAAAGCTATGGATTTGACATTGAAGTTTCGTCTGTGGAAATTGTATTTAAGAAATTGCAATCCAACATTTTTACGTGTTAA